A part of Paenibacillus sp. 481 genomic DNA contains:
- a CDS encoding DUF6385 domain-containing protein: MPNYNVFQTDPNNLRTLIFGSDSTGTPQTILTDTSGHILNIPVDGTITSVLGATITAGTLTSAGTVTNLLNGTITSVLGATITAGTLTSAGTVTNLLNGTITSVLGATITAGTLTSAGTVTNLLNGTITSVLGATITAGTLTSAGTVTNLLNGTITSVLGATITAGTLTSAGTVTNLLNGTITSVLGATITAGTLTSAGTVTNLLNGTITSVLGATITAGTLTSAGTVTNLLNGTITSVLGATITAGTLTSAGTITNLLNGTITSVLGATITAGTLTSAGTITNLLNGTITSVLGATITAGTLTSAGTVTNLLNGTITSVLGATITAGTLTSAGTITNLLNGTITSVLGATITAGTLTSAGTITNLLNGTITSVLGATITAGTLTSAGTVTNLLNGTITSVLGATITAGTLTSAGTVTNLLNGTITSVLGATITAGTITNLLNGTITSVLGATITAGTLTSAGTVTNLLNGTITSVLGATITAGTLTSAGTITNLLNGTITSVLGATITAGTLTSAGTVTNLLNGTITSVLGATITAGTLTSAGTITNLLNGTITSILGATITAGTLSSVTSISQKSFVEQSTLAIQSNTTAFTPLPAVTTSVLGTYSFFVYNRQGGSITTRAEVSADGVHYLVDTTGSTIAAGATDVVVPARFLKYTRLSYASALLAAPATIDVIFNAQGT, translated from the coding sequence CCCAACAATTTACGCACGCTTATTTTCGGCAGTGACAGTACGGGGACGCCTCAAACGATTCTCACGGATACAAGCGGCCATATTTTGAATATACCGGTAGACGGTACGATTACTAGCGTGCTGGGGGCTACCATCACTGCGGGTACCCTTACTTCCGCAGGTACAGTTACGAACCTCCTTAACGGTACCATCACTAGCGTGCTGGGCGCTACGATCACCGCGGGGACTTTAACTTCCGCAGGCACAGTTACGAACCTGCTGAACGGTACCATCACTAGTGTACTTGGTGCCACCATCACTGCGGGGACTTTGACTTCCGCAGGCACAGTTACGAACCTGCTTAACGGCACCATCACTAGCGTGCTGGGGGCTACCATCACCGCAGGGACTTTAACTTCCGCGGGCACAGTTACGAACCTCCTTAACGGTACCATTACTAGCGTGCTGGGGGCCACCATCACCGCGGGGACTTTAACTTCCGCGGGCACAGTTACGAACCTCCTTAACGGTACCATCACTAGCGTGCTGGGGGCTACCATCACTGCGGGGACTTTGACTTCCGCGGGCACAGTTACGAACCTCCTTAATGGTACCATCACTAGCGTGCTGGGCGCCACCATCACTGCGGGGACTTTAACTTCCGCGGGCACAGTTACGAACCTCCTTAACGGTACCATTACTAGCGTGCTCGGCGCCACTATCACTGCGGGTACCCTTACTTCCGCAGGTACTATCACCAACCTGCTTAACGGCACCATCACTAGCGTACTCGGGGCCACCATCACTGCGGGTACCCTTACTTCCGCAGGCACTATCACCAACCTGCTCAACGGCACCATCACTAGTGTACTCGGCGCCACCATCACTGCGGGTACCCTTACTTCCGCAGGTACCGTCACCAACCTACTCAACGGCACCATCACTAGTGTACTCGGCGCCACCATCACTGCGGGTACGCTCACTTCCGCGGGCACTATCACCAACCTACTCAACGGCACCATCACTAGCGTGCTCGGCGCCACCATCACTGCAGGTACCCTTACTTCCGCAGGTACCATCACCAACCTGCTCAACGGTACCATTACTAGCGTACTCGGCGCCACCATCACTGCGGGTACCCTTACTTCCGCTGGTACCGTCACCAACCTGCTTAACGGCACCATCACTAGCGTGCTCGGCGCTACCATCACCGCAGGTACACTCACTTCCGCGGGAACCGTTACCAACCTGCTCAACGGCACCATCACTAGTGTACTCGGCGCCACCATCACCGCGGGGACTATCACCAACCTGCTTAACGGTACCATCACTAGTGTGCTCGGGGCCACCATCACCGCAGGTACCCTCACTTCCGCGGGCACCGTCACCAACCTGCTTAACGGCACCATCACTAGTGTGCTCGGTGCCACCATCACAGCAGGTACCCTTACTTCCGCGGGCACTATCACCAACCTGCTCAACGGTACCATCACTAGCGTGCTTGGCGCTACTATCACAGCGGGTACGCTCACTTCCGCGGGTACCGTCACCAACCTACTCAACGGCACCATCACTAGTGTACTCGGCGCCACCATCACCGCAGGTACCCTTACTTCCGCAGGTACTATCACCAACCTGCTTAACGGTACTATCACCAGCATACTCGGGGCCACCATCACTGCCGGAACTTTAAGCAGCGTTACTTCCATCTCACAAAAAAGCTTTGTCGAACAATCAACACTCGCTATTCAATCCAACACAACAGCATTCACCCCGTTACCAGCCGTAACGACCAGCGTCTTGGGGACCTACTCCTTTTTTGTCTACAATCGACAAGGCGGATCAATAACTACTCGCGCAGAAGTTAGCGCGGACGGGGTTCACTATTTAGTAGATACCACAGGCAGCACGATAGCTGCCGGTGCAACCGACGTAGTTGTGCCTGCTCGATTTTTGAAGTATACGCGTTTGTCATATGCCTCAGCACTACTGGCCGCACCTGCAACGATTGATGTCATTTTTAACGCACAAGGAACGTAG
- a CDS encoding tetratricopeptide repeat protein, whose product MNKVPTLGILILARNEAEQIGACLASVSGADVCLVADTGSTDGTAQIARDCQATVIHLAWEDHFSTARNNALMQLHTDWVLVLDADERCLTSISDIRTLIYTARHEAFTVQIESRIHDEDVYLSVTHHTVRLFRRRAEYEYRGIIHEDIAPSIIEHAGNDSVSASFIRFAHNGLLPSIMQRKDKLIRNARLLRAALLLNQHDPFILYGLGVTACQLQHPDQAIDWFQLALLHAPKDASYRSTLIRDTAKAHFAIGELSAAEQFTMTGIADYPDYPDLHLLLASILEQQGLLVEALASCQTALSAEANQFATETGTSSFLVHTKMGALCCALGRYQESAQHYYTALKQHPRYEPALHGVVEAFCEKGIVEEEIAYFVENLWGSVQLPEAAPLIRVYRQAGFASSLSRICSPQLQHPQALFGIASAWMMTNRHKEAASLLQSLLERHLLPEHERTLLEGLHALSLWQTNIQDPLLRSQPHPSWSSSTQAAWHWLIGQTEHVQAQTEQPNTNVAYSPIVTELDQQEHHAGENDKSNAQLADSNDNSSDHDQSKRVEPPISEALFDTLCTWIRLLEEHAIVHPLTFWARFGTPWDARCMKALFHAGHTNEAANYFLAAMSKQQLDAEGAIMLAELLLEKGHWSEAVDLLEGAQKLTQSDVESQGHSNKHLREQAIRLNSMLSLAYVQLAIRHLTTAIELQPDIPEWKNHLQSLNLAVSRVNQLPWRTKRSTIQRRVQHLVQSTSIGLSHRS is encoded by the coding sequence ATGAACAAGGTGCCCACACTCGGCATACTTATTCTCGCCCGTAACGAAGCGGAACAAATAGGAGCCTGCCTAGCTAGCGTCTCTGGTGCTGACGTTTGTCTTGTAGCCGACACTGGCTCAACAGATGGCACAGCTCAAATCGCACGCGACTGTCAAGCAACCGTTATTCATTTGGCATGGGAAGACCACTTTTCCACAGCTCGAAACAATGCTTTAATGCAACTTCACACAGACTGGGTGCTCGTATTAGATGCAGATGAACGCTGCCTTACATCTATATCCGACATTCGCACGCTTATTTATACGGCGCGGCATGAAGCCTTTACCGTGCAAATAGAAAGTCGCATTCACGATGAAGATGTTTATCTTAGCGTTACTCATCACACCGTACGCTTATTTCGTCGACGTGCCGAATATGAATACCGAGGAATCATTCACGAAGACATCGCCCCCTCCATTATTGAGCACGCAGGCAACGACTCTGTTTCTGCCAGCTTTATACGATTTGCCCATAACGGTCTGTTACCCTCCATCATGCAACGAAAAGATAAGCTAATCCGCAATGCTCGCTTACTCCGAGCTGCCTTGCTACTCAATCAGCATGATCCTTTCATCTTATATGGATTAGGTGTCACCGCCTGTCAACTCCAGCATCCCGATCAAGCCATAGACTGGTTTCAACTAGCCCTGCTACATGCCCCCAAAGATGCCTCCTACCGTTCAACGCTCATTCGTGACACAGCCAAAGCCCATTTTGCAATAGGCGAGCTTTCAGCAGCGGAACAATTCACGATGACAGGTATCGCAGACTACCCCGACTATCCCGACTTGCACTTGCTTCTAGCATCTATTCTGGAACAGCAAGGCCTATTAGTTGAAGCGCTCGCTTCCTGTCAGACCGCATTAAGCGCAGAAGCTAATCAATTTGCCACCGAGACAGGTACGTCAAGCTTTCTCGTACACACGAAAATGGGAGCCCTTTGCTGCGCATTAGGACGATATCAAGAAAGCGCACAACATTACTACACGGCACTGAAGCAGCACCCGCGTTACGAGCCAGCTCTCCACGGCGTTGTAGAAGCATTTTGCGAAAAAGGTATTGTAGAAGAAGAAATTGCATACTTTGTTGAAAATTTATGGGGAAGCGTGCAGCTTCCAGAGGCCGCCCCCTTAATTCGAGTATACCGTCAGGCTGGATTCGCAAGTTCCCTTTCCCGTATCTGTTCTCCGCAGCTGCAACATCCCCAAGCGCTATTTGGCATCGCTTCTGCTTGGATGATGACGAACCGCCATAAAGAAGCCGCCAGTTTGCTGCAATCGTTACTGGAACGACATCTACTGCCTGAGCATGAACGCACCTTATTAGAAGGGTTGCACGCCCTTAGCCTTTGGCAGACAAATATACAAGACCCATTACTGCGCTCACAACCTCATCCAAGCTGGAGTTCGTCCACACAAGCAGCGTGGCATTGGCTCATTGGACAGACTGAACACGTACAGGCACAGACAGAACAACCAAACACGAACGTAGCCTATTCACCAATAGTGACCGAACTTGATCAACAGGAACACCATGCGGGCGAGAACGATAAATCCAACGCTCAACTTGCAGACTCTAATGACAACAGCAGCGACCATGATCAGTCTAAACGTGTGGAACCTCCCATTTCAGAAGCCTTATTCGATACATTGTGTACATGGATACGACTCCTAGAGGAGCATGCAATCGTGCACCCTTTAACATTTTGGGCACGCTTCGGTACGCCGTGGGATGCTCGCTGTATGAAGGCGCTTTTTCACGCGGGTCATACGAACGAAGCAGCCAACTATTTTTTGGCGGCCATGTCTAAGCAGCAACTTGATGCGGAAGGAGCAATTATGCTGGCAGAATTGCTCCTCGAAAAAGGGCATTGGAGCGAAGCCGTCGACTTATTGGAAGGTGCGCAAAAACTCACACAATCCGACGTTGAATCGCAAGGGCATTCCAACAAGCACCTACGAGAACAAGCCATACGGCTGAATTCAATGCTGTCCCTTGCCTACGTCCAGCTCGCCATCCGTCATCTAACAACCGCCATCGAACTGCAACCAGACATTCCCGAATGGAAAAATCACCTTCAGTCCTTGAATCTAGCAGTTTCCCGTGTGAATCAGCTTCCTTGGCGCACAAAGCGTTCAACGATACAAAGGAGGGTTCAGCACCTTGTCCAATCCACTTCTATCGGTCTGTCTCATCGTTCGTGA
- a CDS encoding glycosyltransferase has product MSNPLLSVCLIVRDEEKMLPACLNSVKHIADEIVVVDTGSVDHSVDIAKQYGAKVLHHVWKNDFAAARNVGLEAATGSWILTLDADETLHCADAGLLRDTILQTEEHVEGLLLQVEHVVSNDVLAEPMNVNPILRLFRNRPAYRFEGQIHEQIAAAILRSQPQAALTFSRLRIRHYGYCPEIVHDKRKVDRNVTMLLDMLERTPHDPFHLFNLAVERIREGAHEKALNLLREARQHTPVTATFGPLIIKYEAWALAALGRYEEAANVCTEGQQWYEGYTDLYFSEAIAADAAGLRSRALQAMQRAIDIGIPESHYHTESGIGTYRAQQQLAIWAVESRLWNEACTAYTAALHADGCTEPIWLEASRLYTVLRCSCVQHAGSDTGNDTGNEAESTTFFTINIVSQSKLDQLQHALDKWTHSPQAERRRSAWPPSNSSSAYKSLTDSLTYMQAAERTLIRLQQLSPILNNAAIASRLSIPLLPLGLVVRSEIHNKTHTDRGSKVNIEAHSESETDNRAEKNVYST; this is encoded by the coding sequence TTGTCCAATCCACTTCTATCGGTCTGTCTCATCGTTCGTGACGAAGAAAAAATGCTACCCGCATGTCTTAATAGCGTTAAACATATCGCCGATGAAATCGTAGTCGTGGACACAGGCTCTGTCGATCACTCGGTGGACATTGCGAAGCAGTACGGGGCTAAAGTGCTGCACCACGTGTGGAAAAATGATTTTGCTGCTGCGCGCAACGTTGGACTAGAGGCTGCGACAGGTAGTTGGATACTCACACTTGATGCTGACGAAACCCTACATTGTGCAGATGCAGGGTTATTACGTGACACGATATTGCAAACAGAAGAGCACGTAGAAGGGCTACTGCTGCAAGTGGAACATGTCGTTTCCAACGATGTGCTCGCCGAGCCTATGAACGTGAATCCGATCTTGCGATTATTTCGCAATCGACCAGCCTACCGCTTCGAAGGCCAGATCCATGAACAAATCGCGGCAGCTATACTGCGCAGCCAGCCACAGGCTGCGCTGACCTTTTCTCGTCTGCGGATACGCCATTATGGCTACTGTCCAGAAATTGTACACGATAAGCGAAAGGTGGATCGCAATGTAACAATGCTGCTCGATATGCTGGAACGAACCCCCCATGATCCGTTCCACTTATTTAATTTGGCGGTAGAGCGAATTCGCGAAGGAGCGCACGAGAAGGCGCTGAACTTATTGCGCGAGGCTCGCCAGCATACACCTGTAACGGCTACTTTTGGCCCGCTCATTATTAAGTATGAAGCGTGGGCTTTAGCCGCACTGGGACGTTATGAAGAAGCGGCCAACGTGTGTACGGAAGGACAACAATGGTATGAGGGCTATACCGACTTATACTTTTCAGAAGCGATTGCGGCAGACGCAGCAGGACTTCGAAGTCGTGCCTTACAAGCCATGCAACGCGCCATTGATATTGGTATACCAGAATCTCACTACCATACCGAAAGCGGCATTGGCACGTATCGTGCCCAGCAACAACTAGCTATATGGGCAGTAGAATCACGATTATGGAATGAGGCATGCACAGCTTATACAGCAGCCCTTCACGCTGACGGTTGTACCGAACCCATTTGGCTTGAAGCCTCTCGTCTATACACCGTATTACGCTGTTCTTGTGTGCAGCATGCAGGAAGTGACACAGGAAATGACACGGGAAATGAGGCGGAAAGTACAACTTTTTTCACAATTAACATCGTGAGTCAAAGCAAACTGGATCAACTGCAACATGCGCTCGATAAATGGACACATTCGCCGCAAGCAGAACGCCGTAGATCGGCTTGGCCTCCATCTAATAGTAGTTCTGCATACAAGTCGCTAACCGATTCATTAACCTATATGCAAGCGGCAGAACGTACACTTATCCGGTTGCAACAGCTATCTCCCATACTTAACAACGCAGCAATTGCAAGTCGACTGTCTATTCCACTACTCCCGCTTGGCCTTGTGGTTCGCAGTGAGATTCACAATAAGACTCATACCGATAGAGGTAGCAAAGTTAATATAGAAGCTCATAGCGAGAGCGAAACGGACAACAGGGCTGAAAAAAATGTATACAGCACCTAA
- a CDS encoding glycosyltransferase, with amino-acid sequence MIVRDEQHVLARCLQAASSVVSEIIIVDTGSVDDTLHIAAKYGALVHHHAWADDFATARNLSIEMATQPWILVLDADEVLDFDSWQPQLLLPLLADEQAFGYYVTCAHLSEPWFTDKERPATIATDMVCRLFRNDKRIRFQGRIHEEAATAVAAIAPHALGWSQLCIWHDGYTDIEIKRKRKSERNFRLIQLMLIEEAANPVWPYAYGTEHFQLQQYDQALPWLLQAIEMICAEPEPHPGYASDIWLKTVYAMQASGRSDTALQLANQALTYYPDYPDLLELNASLLLGKQQYAEARTAALNAVQYEATSQHYQRYTSTAGAGKWRSYWLAGYASEHLHDYATAYQCYKRACHTFPFTLGQLALTCASCWMACCITRHPASAHRAEVPEIEAEFNKLKQIIHVLESAVDQNKTSPSCQKIKTDSDPTLEAITRKLSSELHMTEHERHFLLGTCYTTLAKRQMRLLNQPCFSPPDNKNTKVGQWVLPFLLRTL; translated from the coding sequence ATGATTGTGCGTGATGAGCAGCATGTCTTGGCCCGCTGTTTGCAAGCAGCATCTTCTGTCGTAAGCGAAATCATTATTGTCGACACAGGCTCTGTCGATGACACCCTTCATATCGCAGCCAAATACGGCGCACTCGTTCATCATCATGCCTGGGCAGATGACTTTGCAACTGCGCGTAATCTAAGTATCGAAATGGCTACGCAGCCTTGGATTCTTGTATTAGACGCCGACGAAGTGCTCGACTTCGACAGTTGGCAGCCTCAACTGCTGTTGCCACTGCTAGCTGATGAACAAGCATTTGGCTATTACGTTACTTGCGCGCATTTGAGCGAACCATGGTTCACAGATAAGGAGCGCCCAGCCACTATCGCCACGGATATGGTGTGTCGTCTCTTTCGCAATGACAAGCGAATTCGTTTTCAAGGACGAATTCACGAGGAAGCCGCTACAGCGGTTGCTGCCATCGCACCGCATGCATTAGGTTGGTCACAGTTGTGCATTTGGCACGACGGATATACCGATATAGAAATTAAACGCAAACGGAAATCGGAGCGCAATTTCCGGCTCATTCAGTTGATGCTCATAGAAGAAGCTGCTAATCCTGTATGGCCGTATGCCTACGGGACGGAGCATTTTCAGTTGCAGCAATATGATCAGGCCTTGCCTTGGCTGCTGCAAGCCATTGAAATGATTTGTGCCGAGCCTGAACCACACCCAGGCTATGCTTCGGATATATGGTTAAAAACGGTGTATGCCATGCAGGCTTCAGGCCGCAGTGATACGGCGTTGCAATTAGCCAATCAGGCACTCACCTATTACCCCGATTATCCGGATTTACTTGAATTGAACGCTTCATTGTTGCTTGGCAAGCAGCAATACGCGGAAGCCCGTACAGCGGCACTAAACGCTGTGCAATATGAAGCTACATCGCAGCACTATCAGCGCTACACGTCAACCGCAGGTGCGGGCAAATGGCGCTCCTATTGGTTAGCAGGATATGCGTCAGAACATTTGCACGATTATGCGACTGCTTATCAGTGCTATAAACGCGCATGCCACACTTTTCCGTTCACACTCGGACAGTTAGCATTAACGTGTGCATCCTGCTGGATGGCATGCTGCATTACCCGACATCCGGCTTCAGCACATAGAGCCGAAGTGCCTGAAATTGAAGCGGAATTCAACAAACTGAAACAGATTATTCATGTATTAGAATCTGCTGTAGATCAGAATAAAACTTCACCTAGCTGCCAAAAAATAAAGACAGATTCAGATCCAACACTTGAAGCAATCACTCGAAAGCTCTCAAGCGAGCTTCACATGACCGAACACGAACGCCACTTTCTATTGGGCACTTGCTATACGACATTAGCTAAGCGACAGATGCGGTTGCTTAATCAACCTTGTTTCTCACCGCCTGACAACAAAAATACAAAGGTCGGACAATGGGTACTCCCTTTTTTATTGCGCACCCTCTAA
- a CDS encoding MarR family winged helix-turn-helix transcriptional regulator has product MTDTSRLENFSPEIQESLKLFVVLTRASRAIMDAAQQDIKRYGLNSSEFAVLELLYHKGATPIQQIGGKILLASGTMTYVVDKLVNKQLIARVSCQKDRRVIYAELTAEGEELMQRIFPQHAEALHEAMSNLAAEDRAELTRMLKQLGRSESTSL; this is encoded by the coding sequence ATGACTGATACAAGCCGATTAGAGAACTTTTCTCCTGAAATACAAGAGTCATTAAAACTTTTCGTCGTCTTGACCCGTGCATCAAGAGCCATTATGGATGCTGCACAGCAAGACATTAAACGCTATGGACTAAACTCTTCCGAATTTGCTGTACTGGAGCTTCTGTACCATAAAGGTGCAACGCCCATTCAACAAATTGGCGGAAAAATATTGTTGGCCAGCGGCACGATGACGTATGTCGTCGACAAATTGGTGAATAAACAATTAATAGCCCGCGTCTCTTGCCAAAAAGACCGACGTGTTATATATGCAGAATTGACAGCCGAAGGCGAAGAGCTTATGCAGCGTATTTTCCCGCAGCACGCTGAAGCGCTTCACGAGGCGATGAGCAATCTTGCAGCAGAAGATCGGGCAGAACTGACACGCATGCTCAAGCAGTTAGGTCGTAGTGAATCAACGTCATTGTAG
- a CDS encoding DoxX family protein — translation MWADYGLLLIRAVIGLTMIGHGAQKLFGWFGGYGLQGTGGWMESIGLRPGVQMALLAGLTELTGGLLFGLGMFTWIGALLIVGTMLMAIVKVHGPNGYWVTQNGFEYNLMLLVTVIGVALIGAGAFSIDALMS, via the coding sequence ATGTGGGCAGATTACGGTTTATTACTAATTCGTGCTGTTATTGGATTGACGATGATTGGTCATGGTGCGCAAAAATTGTTCGGTTGGTTCGGCGGATACGGGTTGCAAGGAACGGGTGGCTGGATGGAGTCGATCGGGCTACGTCCAGGCGTTCAAATGGCCCTTTTGGCAGGTTTAACGGAGTTAACAGGAGGCTTGCTCTTCGGGCTAGGCATGTTTACTTGGATCGGTGCTTTGCTAATTGTAGGTACGATGCTTATGGCTATTGTTAAAGTTCACGGACCGAACGGCTATTGGGTGACACAAAATGGTTTCGAGTATAACCTGATGCTGCTCGTCACTGTAATCGGGGTCGCTCTCATAGGTGCAGGTGCATTCTCAATAGATGCGCTGATGTCCTAA
- a CDS encoding phospho-sugar mutase — protein sequence METALRAKQLYETWLNDPLVDEQTKLELSHIADQERDIVDRFYKELEFGTGGLRGVIGAGSNRMNVYTVGKATQGLAQFLKQTATAPSVAIAYDSRHFSPEFALEAALVLAGNGVKAYVFENLRPTPELSFAVRRLQATAGIVVTASHNPPEYNGYKVYGSDGGQITPDTAARVIGEIRAISSFASIRKLTREEAEAQGLLVWLGAEIDDAYIDALAAVSQNADVVRATSDSFRVLFTPLHGTGNIPVRRILERVGFQQVRVVAEQELPDANFSTVKSPNPEEREAFTIAIEQAQAWEADIIMGTDPDADRMGAVVKDANGEYVVLSGNQAGALMVHYLLNAMKLKGTLPANGAVIKTIVTSELGAAIAESFGMKVLNTLTGFKYIGEVMTQFDETGEHTFLFGYEESYGYLAGNYARDKDAIIAAMLICEAGAYYKAQGKTLYEVLQELYTQHGYYLEGLQSRTLKGVEGVAIIGSIMDEWRKHAPAIAGGERITLAEDYALGLHGYPKENVLKFYLADGSWFCLRPSGTEPKIKMYFAVKGDSSADAQARLQRLTDDVMARIDDFIHTAQGTK from the coding sequence ATGGAAACAGCACTTCGTGCTAAACAATTGTATGAAACATGGTTGAACGATCCACTCGTGGATGAGCAGACTAAGCTGGAACTAAGCCATATTGCGGACCAAGAGCGTGACATTGTGGACCGCTTCTATAAAGAATTGGAGTTCGGTACAGGCGGCCTGCGCGGTGTTATCGGTGCCGGTAGCAACCGAATGAACGTATATACGGTCGGCAAGGCTACACAAGGCTTGGCTCAATTTTTAAAGCAAACGGCAACTGCACCGTCTGTTGCCATTGCTTACGATTCTCGCCACTTCTCGCCTGAATTTGCGTTGGAAGCGGCGCTTGTACTCGCAGGTAACGGCGTCAAGGCCTACGTATTCGAGAATTTACGTCCGACACCAGAGCTATCTTTCGCGGTGCGTCGCTTGCAAGCGACCGCGGGCATTGTCGTAACCGCCAGCCACAATCCGCCAGAATATAATGGCTACAAAGTATACGGCAGTGACGGCGGCCAAATCACGCCGGACACAGCCGCGCGCGTCATCGGAGAAATTCGTGCGATCTCATCGTTCGCAAGCATTCGCAAGTTGACACGCGAAGAAGCAGAGGCACAAGGGCTGCTCGTCTGGCTCGGCGCTGAAATAGACGACGCGTACATTGATGCGCTAGCCGCAGTAAGCCAGAACGCTGACGTTGTACGTGCTACGAGCGACTCGTTCCGCGTGCTGTTCACGCCGCTGCACGGCACTGGGAATATTCCAGTACGCCGTATATTGGAGCGTGTCGGATTCCAGCAAGTACGCGTAGTAGCTGAACAAGAGTTGCCTGACGCTAATTTTTCAACTGTAAAATCCCCGAATCCAGAGGAACGCGAAGCGTTTACGATCGCGATCGAACAGGCACAAGCGTGGGAAGCAGATATTATTATGGGAACCGATCCTGACGCCGACCGCATGGGCGCTGTGGTGAAAGATGCTAACGGAGAATACGTCGTACTGTCAGGTAACCAAGCAGGTGCTCTGATGGTTCATTACTTACTTAACGCGATGAAATTAAAAGGTACACTACCTGCTAACGGCGCGGTCATTAAAACGATCGTAACGAGTGAACTCGGCGCCGCGATTGCAGAGTCGTTCGGCATGAAGGTGCTGAATACACTAACAGGCTTTAAATACATTGGGGAAGTCATGACCCAATTTGACGAGACAGGTGAGCATACGTTCCTCTTCGGCTACGAGGAGAGCTATGGTTATTTGGCGGGCAACTACGCACGCGATAAAGATGCCATTATTGCAGCCATGCTCATTTGTGAAGCTGGGGCATACTACAAAGCACAGGGCAAGACATTATATGAGGTGCTGCAAGAGTTGTACACGCAACATGGCTACTACTTGGAAGGTTTGCAATCCCGTACCCTGAAAGGTGTTGAAGGGGTCGCGATTATTGGTAGCATTATGGACGAGTGGCGTAAACATGCACCAGCGATTGCTGGCGGCGAGCGCATTACGTTAGCAGAAGATTACGCACTAGGACTGCACGGCTATCCGAAAGAAAACGTGCTGAAGTTCTATCTGGCGGATGGAAGCTGGTTCTGCTTGCGCCCATCGGGCACAGAACCCAAAATCAAAATGTACTTCGCGGTCAAGGGAGACTCCAGCGCAGATGCTCAAGCTCGCTTGCAGCGCTTGACAGATGATGTGATGGCTCGTATCGACGATTTCATTCACACTGCACAAGGAACGAAATAG